The sequence ATTTTGGTGACTGAATTAGATTTTAAAAAACAAAACTTTGAAATAGAGGTTCATGGAACATCAATGACCACAGATGAAATTTTGAAGGCTGGCATTTATAGGCGCACTAAGTCTTTTTAATTTCTCCATAAGCTATGCCGCAAATGTGTTCGGTAAATAAAATTAACTCAGGTAAGGGGATTTCTTCAGCATGACTTGCAAACGGTCTAAGCTTTACATTTTTAAGAGTTATAACGGATGCAACGTTTTGAACTCTTAAGTTGGGATTTTCATCAAGTTCTAATTCAAGGTTTTTGTTTCTAAGCTCCAACATTTTACGCGACAACACAGTTTGATTTTCTTCAGTTGAGGTGTTGCTTTGCCTATCTTCATCGACATTAAAAGAAGTTGGGCTGCAGTATACCATGCCAAAATTTGTGAGAAGAATAATACTGTTGTGAATTTTCACTCCATCGTTTTCATTCTCCTGGTTTAAGGTTTCCAGTAAATAGTTGAATTGAGAAATTGAAAACTTTTTAAAGTCTATAAGGTTTTTAAGTGAATCAGATGCTGCGGTATTGTCATTTTGAGTATGTTTTTCGTTTTCCATAAGTCCACCTCCTTTCTATATATAGGTTTCGAAACTCTTGTTTATACCATATATAGTATTAGAGGGGAAAGGAGTTGTCAAGAAAAAGTGAATGATCATTTTATAAAGGTAATCAAAAAGGAACGATTAAGGCAAGGATTAAGTGCACGTGCATTGGGTTTTAAGGCAGGGATAACCGGCAGGGCCATTACTTACTACGAAAGTGGGCAACGGTTTCCAAAACTGGAACATGCGGACAGATTATTAAAAGCACTTGGAATCACGATGGTGATTGGAGGTTCTTTGAATGAAAAATGAACTTGCCAGGCATATTGAAGAAACGGCAAATATATTGAACGGATGGACTACCGGTATATTGGTGATCGAACCGGGTTGCCTGTGTGTCTATGATCGGGATCTAGATCTGGAGCATGAAATTGATATTGCAAAAGATCATGTGGAAGTAGAGACGGTGGATGGTGGATGGCGAAAACTCAAGATGATGGACTATGCCAGGAAGACAAAGGAAGGTTGGCTATTATTCGCTGGATTGGATGCCAGGATGAAGAAAGGGTGAGATGATGCCAAGGAAAACATGGAAAGGGAGAACAAAACCTAAAAGAAAAACGATCAAAACAAAACCGAATGAGGTTGTGCGGTTGATAGAAAAGTTCAGCAGTAAGGATCGGGATGTGTATCCGGGTTATATCGTAGCTGCTGCGGAGTATGTTGGCAATAAAAAAGCTGAATAGGAGGGCTGAACGATGAAAAGAAAGTTATCGGTAAAGGATGCAGCTGCCATTCTTGGCAAGGGAGAGCAGTTTGTAAGGATTGGTCTTCAGAGGAATATCCTTCCCATTGGTACGGCGGTTAAAGTTAGTACTCTGTGGACGTATCACATCAGTCCAAAACTCCTGGAAGACTATGTCGGAAAAGAAGCCATGGAAGAATGGTATGCGGAACATAATGAAGCGGTGTAAAGAAGGGAGCACCCGGGGCGGCGGGTGCTGTGGAAGGTGAGACACTTGA comes from Tindallia californiensis and encodes:
- a CDS encoding helix-turn-helix domain-containing protein, with amino-acid sequence MNDHFIKVIKKERLRQGLSARALGFKAGITGRAITYYESGQRFPKLEHADRLLKALGITMVIGGSLNEK